Part of the Roseomonas sp. OT10 genome, GCGACCCACGGGAACCGGCGCGCCCGCCCTGCCCCGCCGGGCCCTGCTGGCGTCCCCGCTGCTCGCCGCTCCGCTGCTGCTGGTCCCGGCCCGCCTCCGGGCCGCGCCGCCCGCCGGGGGCTATCGCTGGCGGATCATCCGCGACGGCAGCCCGGTGGGGACGCATCGCGTGTCCTTCTCCCGCCAGGGGCCGGTGCTCAGCGCGCGGACGGAGATCGCGATCCTCATCCGGCTGATGGGCTTCACTGTCTTCCGCTACCGCCACGACTACACCGAGACCTGGGAGGGGGAACGGCTGACCGGCTTCCGCTCCCTCTCGGAGCGCCAGGGGCTGGTCGTGCAATCCAGCCTGCGCGCACAGGGCGACGGGCTGCTCGCCATCCAGGGGGATGGCCGCGAGGCCCGGCTGCCGCGCGATGCCGCGCCCCTGTCCTGGTGGGACCAGGCGACGCTCACCCGGCCGCTCTTCGACACGACCACGGGCCAGCCGGCGGAGGCCCGGCCGGTGCGCGCCGGCCGCGTCTGGCGGCAGGCGACCGCGCCCTTCGCCGAGGCCGGCTACGACGAGGCCGGCCGCTGGGTGTCCTATGCCGCCAAGGGCGATGACGGCACGCCGGTGCGCTACGAGCCCGAGACGGGCTGACGCACGGCGCGGGCCGTGCCCCCGCCGCGCGATCCGTCCTAGACATGGCCGCATGCTCCAGACCGTCCTCGATGACCTGCTGAGCCGCCAGGACGCGATCCGCGCGCGGCTCGACGCCTTCCTCCGCCTGCCCAGCGTCAGCGCCGATCCGGCCTATGCGCCGGGCATGGCCGCCACCCGGGCCTTCCTGCTCGACTGGCTGCGCGGGGCGGGCTTCGCCGATGCGCGGCTGCTGGAGGGCGACGGCCAGCCCGCCGTCTGCGCCACCTGGCACGGGGCGCCCGGGCGGCCCACCCTGCTGGTCTACGGCCATTACGACGTGCAGCCGCCCGATCCGCTGGAGGCGTGGCGCACCCCGCCCTTCGAGCCGACGGAGATCGACGGGCGCCTCTACGCGCGCGGCGCCTCGGACGTGAAGGGCTCCACCACCATCGCCATCGAGACCCTGGCCGCCTTCCTGCGCCATGGCGGCTGCCCGGTGAACGTCACCCTCTTCCTGGAAGGGGAGGAGGAGACGGGCAGCCCCGGGCTGCGCAGCATCGTGGAGGCGCACCGCGGCCTGCTGCGCGCCGATGCCATGCTCTCGGCCGATGGCGGGCGGGCCAGCCCGACCGTCGCCACGGTGAATGTCGGCGCGCGCGGCTCCAGCGGCTTCGAGATGACGCTGACCACGGCGGCCAAGGACGTGCATTCCGGCCGCTACGGCGGCGCCATCCGCAACGCCCTGCACGAGATGGCGGTGCTGGTGGCCTCGCTGCATGGCCGCGACGGCAGGATCGCGGTGCCGGGCTTCCTGGACGGCGCGCCGGAACCCTCGGCGGCGCAGCAGGCCGAGGCCGCCGCCTTCTCTCCCGACGAGGCGGCCTTCTTCGCCGAGGTCGGCGCCGTCCCCTTCGGCGAGCCGGGCCGCACGATGCGCGAGCGCATCACCCTGCGCCCCTGCATCGACGTGAACGGGCTGTGGGGCGGCTATACCGGGGAGGGCGGCAAGACCGTCATCCCGCATCAGGCGCATGCCAAGGTCAGCCTGCGCCTCGTCCCCGGCCAGGACCCGGAGCAGGCGCGGCAGGCGGTGGTGGACCACCTGCGCGGCCTGTGCCCGGAAGGCTGCCACCTGGACGTCCGCTTCGCCCGCAACGGCTCCCCCGCCTCCAGCCTGCCGCCGGGGCATCCGCTGTTCGAGGCGGCGCGCGCGGTGTGGCGGGAGCTGTCGGGCCAGGACCCGGTGCCAGTGCGGCTCGGCGCCACGGTTCCCATCACCGCGGTGTTCCGCGAGATGCTGGGGATCGACACGCTGATGTTCGGCTTTAACCGGCCGGACGAGGACGTCCACGCGCCGAACGAGCATTTCCACCTGGACTCGCTGCCGCTCGGCCTGCGCGGCTGGGCCATGCTGCTGGACCGGCTGGGGCGGATGAGCCCGGACGCCTTCGCGCCGTTCCGGACGGCGGGCTGACGCCCCGCGGCCCCGGCGCCAACCTCCTTCTGCGGGGCCCCCCGGCGGCGGCGCCCTGCGCGACCGGATCGGCCGGCAACGGGATCGGCCGGCGGAAGCGCCCTGGGCCCGCCGCGCCGGACGGGTCCCATTCACATCTTCCGGCGCCCCGGGATGGGGCGGAGTCTGCCCGGCACCGACTGCCCCTCGGGCGGGCCCAACGGCCCCACCGCCTCGGGAGGCGGGCGGCCGCAGCCACGCCCGGACGGCCTCGGACAGCCCGAATCGCTGCGATCCGGGCGTACCGGGCGGCTAGACCCTCCCACCATCCGGACGCAAGATATTGTGGCCGAAGCCTCCTTGGGACACCATATCCATGGAACGACGCGGGCTGAGCCGCGTTGTCCTCCCGCGCCCGCCACTGCCAACGAGGTTTCCCTGATGGACGGATTCGCCACCCCCTTCGCGCCCCTGCCGCAGACGGCCGACGCCGTGCTGCGGCAAGGCCGCCCGGGTGGCGCCGACCCTGGCCCCGGCTTCAGCGAGGCGCCCCTGCCGCCCCGCGCGCTGGATGCGGGCATGGGCCTCGCCGTCGGCCGTCGCACCGTCTTCCGGCCCGAGGATGGCGAGAGCTTCGGCCGGGTCGCCGACCGGGTGGCGGCCGGCAACACCGCGCTCGGCCGCACGGCGCCCGGCGAGGCCGTGCGGCTGCGCAACGCCATCGCCACCGGCGCGCTGCTGACTTCCGGCCGGCACCTCCAGCATGGCGACGCGGACCAGCCGCGGCGGAACATGGAGGTCTTCACCAACTGCGCGACCGCCATCGCCTCCTTCGCCGAGTTCTACCTGCTGCTGAACGGCTCGGGCGTCGGGCGCGCCTATGACGACGAGCTGGCGGTGGTGGACTGGGGCCAGGCGCCGGCGCTGAAGCTGCACCTCTCCGCCTCCCATCCGGACTACCCGGCCGACCGCGCGACACTGCGCCGCTTCGGGGTGGAGATGGGGCTGCTGCCCTGGGGCACGGACGACGCCGCCTTCGACGCGGCGCTGGAGGAGACCGTCCGCGGCTTCCTGGCCACGGAGCTGGTCGCCGATCCGTCCGGCCTGCCCGCCGGCACACTGGTCCACCGCGTGGCGGACAGCCGCGAGGGCTGGGCCAAGGCGGTTGAGATCCTGGAGGCCATGGCCTTCCGTGGCGAGCGCGACCGCACCCTGCTGCTCGACCTCTCCGACGTCCGCCCGGCCGGCTCGCCCATCCGCGGCATGCAGGGACGCCCGGCCTCGGGGCCCATCTCCCTCCTGCGCGGGCTGATCAACATCCGCCGCCATGTCATCGAGCCGGCGCGCCACCGCGACCCGGCGGACGAGGCGCTGCAGCCCTGGGAGCAGGCGCTGCTGGTGGACCACCACCTCTCCGTCGAGGTGCAGGTCGGCGGCGCCCGCCGCGCCGCGCGCATGGCGACGAAGTCCTGGCGCGATCCCGGCATCCTGCGCTTCGTGCGCGCCAAGTCGGAGGGCGGGCTGTGGACCGCCAACAACTCCGTCATGGCGGACCGCGAGTTCTGGCAGCGCGTCCGCCAGGGGGACGCGGCCGACCCCCTGACCCGCCACGCCCGCGCCGTGTTCGAGGAGGTGACCCGCTGCGCCTTCGTCAACGGCGAGCCGGGCTTCATCAACGGCGACCTGCTGGAGGACCACCGCACGGGCGTCGCCTGGGACAAGCCGGTGCACGAGGACGGGCGCGACTTCCGCTCCGACCGCTACCAGGTGGACGCGGCCGCGGGCCTGCTGGCCGAGACGGCGCGCCGCGCCTCCACCGCGCGCTTCCCGGTGACGACCAACCCCTGCGGCGAGATCACCCTGCACGTCACCGGCGGCTACTGCGTGATCGCCGACTACGCGCCGCTGCTCGCCTGCCCGGTGGAGATCGACGCGCTGACCCCGGGCGACATCCCCGGCGAGGTCGCGGCGGAATGGGATGCGCGGGTGGAGGAATCCGTGCGCCTGGGCGTGCGCTTCCTGATCCGCGCCAACCGGATGGATGCGCTCTATGGCGAGGAGGTCGCGCGCACCAACCGCATCGGCATCGGCCCGACCGGCCTGCACGAATGGGCCTGGGTGCGCTTCGGCCTCGGCTTCCGCGACCTGCTGGACGAGGACCGCGCGGCACCCTTCTGGGCCGCCGTCGCCCGGCTGTCGGAGGCCGCCAAGGCGGAGGCCAACGCCTATGCCGACCAGCTCGGCATGGCGCGCCCGGTCACCGTCACCACGGTCAAGCCGGCCGGCACCACCAGCAAGCTCTTCGGCCTGACCGAGGGCGCCCACCTGCCGGCCCGCCGCCAGTACCTACGCTGGGTGCAGTTCAAGGGCACGCGTGACGAGACGACGGGCGAATGGCTCCCCGGCTCCGACCCGCTGCTGGCCGATTACGCGGCGCGCGGCTACCCGCTGCGTACCCTCCGCTCCTTCCCCGGGATGAGCATCGTGGGCTTCCCCACCGTGCCGCTGCTCCAGCGACTGGGCCTCGCGGACGGGCTGGTGACGGCGCCGGAGGCGACGCCGGAAGAGCAGTACCACTGGCTGCGCCTGCTCGAGCGCCACTGGATCGGCCGCGACCAGGGCAACCAGGTCAGCTACACCCTGAAGGTCTATACCGACCGGCACGACCTGGACGCCTTCCGCGCCATGGTGAAGGAACACCAGCCCACCGTCCGCTGCTGCTCCATCCTGCCGAGCAAGCCGGACCACCAGCTCGGCTACGAGTACCTGCCGGAGGAGGAGATCAGCGCCGGCCGCTTCGCCGCCCTGGTCGAGCAGATCGACGACGAGACGGTGCGCGAGGCGGTGGACTGGGCGCACCTGCAATGCGCCAGCGGGGTCTGCCCGATCTGACCGACGGCCGGGTGCCGCGTCAGTACGGCACCTTGTCCGGCTTCGCCTCCCACGCCTGGAACACCCCCGCCGCCTCCCCGGCGAGGAAGCGCCGCAGCGGCAGGTGGCGCGCCTCCAGCGGGCGTGCCACCTCCTGGTACAGCGCGTCGTCGTCGAAGCCGATCGCCGCGGCATCCTTGCGGTCGTTGCCGTACCAGACGATCCCGATCCGCGCCCACCAGATCGCCGAGAGGCACATCGGGCAGGGCTCGCAGCTGGTGTAGATCACCGCCCCCGACAGGTCGTGCGTGCCCAGCCGGCGGCAGGCGTCGCGGATCGCCACCACCTCCGCATGCGCGGTCGGGTCGGCATCCGGCACCACGCGGTTGGTCCCCTCCCCCACCACGGCCCCGTCCTTCACCACCACGGCGCCGAAGGGGCCGCCGCCGCGATCCAGATTCTCCCGCGACAAGGCGATCGCCCGGCGCATCGCCGGCGCGTCGGCGGCCCCGCTCTCGGGCGGCGGCGGGTCCTGGTGGTCCGCGGGGGCATCGGCCATGCGGGGCGGCTCCTTCCGGCAAGGGGGATCAGGCCCCAACTTCTGCCGCATGGCGCCGACCCTTTCCATCCTCGACCAATCCCCCATCGCCTCCGGCCGCGGGCCGGTGGACGCGATCCAGGAGACCCTCGCCCTGGCCAGGCTGGCCGAGGCGCTGGGCTATGCCCGCTACTGGCTGGCGGAGCACCACAACAGCGAGGCCCTGGCCGGCCCCGCGCCGGAGATCCTGATCGCCGCCATCGCCGCGACCACCTCCCGCATCCGCGTCGGTTCGGCCGGGGTGATGCTGCCGCATTACGCCGCGCTGAAGGTGGCGGAGCAGTTCCGCGTGCTGGAGGGCATCGCCCCCGGCCGCATCGACCTCGGCGTCGGCCGGGCACCTGGCTCGGACGGGCTGACCGCGCTGGCACTGAACCCGAATGCGCGCGAGGCGGCGGAGCAGTTCCCCGGCCAGCTCCGCGACCTGCTGGGCTGGCTGGGTGGCGGCCTGCCGCAGGGCCACCCCTTCGCCCCGATCCGCGCCCAGCCGGAGGTGCCCACCACGCCGCAGGTCTGGGTGCTGGGCAGCAGCGACTACGGCGCGCAGGTCGCGGCGCATTTCGGCCTGCCCTACTGCTTCGCGCATTTCATCACCGACGGGCGCGGGGCGGAGGAGGCGCTGGCGCTCTACCTGGAAGGCTTCCGCCCCGGCGTGATCCGGGAGCCCCACGCCGCGCTCTGCGTCTTCGCCCTGGCCGGGGAGACGGAGGCCGAGGCGCGGCGCCTGTTCCGCTCCCGCGAGCTGTGGCGCCTCGGCCGCGACCGCGGTGTCTACCGCCCGCTGCCCAGCATCGAGGAGGCGGAGGCCTACCCCTATACCGAGGCGGATCTGGCCAAGCTGGAGCGGCTGCGCGCCCGCGCCATCATCGGCACCGGCGCCCAGGTGTGGGACCGCCTCGCCGCCCTGGCCGAGCGGTGCGGGGCCCAGGAAATGGCCGTCCTCACCGCGACCCATGACGCCGAGGCACGGCGGCAGTCCTACGCCCTGCTGGCGGAGGCCGCAGGGCTGAAGGCCCGTGACGGAGCGGTTGCCTGATACCGGCGGCCGGATGATCTGACCCGTCGTGCTGCCGTGTTCCTGCGGTGGACCGGGAGGGGACGCCGTCCCCTCCCAGACCCTCCCCTGCCGGGGCCACAAGCGGGCCCCGGTCCCCGCTGGGAGTTGGCTTTGCGCGGTGAGCGTCAGCCTGCGAGTTGAACCCTGACGGAGCTCGGACAGGCGGGACTCCAGAATAGCTTTGAAGGCGTCAGCGAGGGCTGAGGCCGGACCCGCCGAGGAGCGTGGCTCCTCGGCGCCTTGACCCCGTATCAGGCTGTCCCGCGGCAGCGCTGATCGGGTCCAGGGCCCGCAGGGTCCTGGCGGAGTGGGGGTACGGGGGCGAGGCGGAGCCTTGCCCCCGGGCCACGGGCACCCTGCCGGGACGCATCAAGGCATCGCACCGCCGCGCCGGGTGCAGGCCGCGGCCGCGTGCCTGGCATCCCCGGCGGGCGGCACCCAAAATCGCCGGCCGCCAGAGGCCGTGGCGACCGGCAGTTTGAGTGCAATCCACAGTGAGTACAGTCGATAGACTGGCACGATCGATCGGACCGTTCCGGCCGCGCATGGCGGCAGCCTCCGGATCGGCCAAGCCGACGTACCGAGGCCATCCGAGCCTTGCGTTGGTTAACGGGACGTTAAGCACGTACCTCGGCCTGCCAGTCCCGCGGAAGTGTGATCGGCCGCCCCCCGGTGGAGAACCGCCTCAGCCGCCGCGGGACGCCGGGGCGGCCTGGCCGTCGGCAAGGTCGCGCAGGATCGGGCAATCGGGCCGGCTGCCGCCCTCGCAACGCTCCGCCAGCTCCTGCAGCGTGTCCGCCATGGCGGTCAGCTCCGCCACCTTGCGCCGCAAATCCTCGACATGCGCCAGCGCCACCCGCTTCACGTCGCCGCTGGCGCGGCCGCGATCCTCCCACAATGCCAGCAGCGCGCGGATGCGTTCCATGGGTAGGCCGAAGGTTCGGGCCCGGCGGATGAAGCGCAGCCGGTGGATGTCCGCGCCGGAATAGACGCGATAGCCGGACGGGGTCCGCGGCGCCGCCGGCAGCAGGCCGATGCTCTCGTAGTGGCGCACCGACTTGGCCGAAAGCCCGGCCTCCCGCGCCGCCTCGCCGATGTTCATGCCTGTCCCTCCGGCTTCCAGCCGCGCAGCGTCAGGGCGTTCGTCACCACCGACACGCTGCTCAACGCCATCGCCGCCCCCGCCACCATCGGGTTCAGCAGGCCCAGCGCGGCCAGGGGAATGCCGACCACGTTGTAGGCGAAGGCCCAGAACAGCCCCTGGCGGATCTTGGCATAGGTCCGGCGCGAGACCTCCACCGCCGCCGGGACCAGCGACGGATCGCCGCGCAGCAGCGCGACCCCCGCCGTCTCCATGGCGACATCCGTGCCGGTGGCCATGGCGATGCCGATATCCGCCGCCGCCAGGGCCGGGGCGTCGTTGATCCCGTCGCCCACCATGGCGACCACGCGGCCCTCGCCGCGCAGGCGCTCCACCGCCGCGGCCTTGTCCTGGGGCAGCACCTCCGCCGCCACCTCGTCGATGCCCAGCGGCGTGGCCACGGCCCGGGCGGCGCCGGCACCGTCGCCGGTCAGCATCACGCTGCGGATGCCCTGGCGATGCAGCGCCGCGACCGCCACCGCCGCCCCGGGCTTGGGCGTGTCGCCGAAGGCGATCAGGCCCAGCAGGCGCGGCGGCGCCCCCGCCTCGGACTTGGCCTCGGCCAGCCAGGAGACGGTGCGGCCCGCGGCCTCCAGCCCGTCGGCGCGGGCGGCCAGTACCTCGATCGGAACCTGCTCCTCGGCCATCAGGCGGCGGTTCCCCAGCAGCAGCCGGCGGCCGTCCCGCTCGCCGGCCACGCCGCGACCGGCCAGGGCGCGGAAGCCGGCCGCAGGAACGACGGCCAGCCCGGCGGTCTCGGCGCGGCCGCGGACCGCCCGGGCCAGGGGGTGCTCGCTGCCCGCCTGCAGCGCGGCGGCGAGGGAGAGCAGCTCCGCCTCGGCCACGCCGGCCGCGGGGACCAGATCCGTCACCACCGGCCTGCCCTCGGTCAGCGTGCCGGTCTTGTCGAAGGCGACGACGGTCACCGCATGCGCCCGCTCCAGCGCCTCGGCATCCTTGATCAGGATGCCGGCGCGGGCAGCGGCGCCGGTGCCCACCATGATCGCCGTCGGGGTGGCGAGGCCCAGCGCGCAGGGGCAGGCGATGACCATCACCGCCACGGCGTTCAGGATCGCGGTGGCGAGGTCGCCGCCCCACCACCACCAGCCCAGGAAGGTGACCAGCGCCACCGCCAGCACGGCCGGCACGAAGACGGCGCTGACCCGGTCCACCAGCCGCTGCACGGGGGCCTTCGATGCCTGCGCCCCCTCCACCATCCGCACGATCCGCGCCAGCATGGTCTCCCCGCCGGTCGCCGTGGTCCGGATCACCAGCAGCCCGTCCGTGCCGATCGAACCGGCGGAGACGGGCGAGCCCGGCTCCTTCTCCACCGGCAGGCTCTCGCCCGTCAGCATGGATTCGTCGACGCTGCCGCCGCCCTCGGCGATCACCCCGTCCACGGGGATGCGCTCGCCCGGCCGCACCACGACCAGGTCGCCCGGGGCGATGCGCGCCAGCGGGACCTCGCGCTCCGTCCCGTCCTGCCGGATGCGCGCCACATCGGGGCGCAGCGCCATCAGCGCGCGGATGGCCGAGGCGGTCGAGCGCTTCGCCCGCCCCTCCAGCCACTTGCCCATCAGGATGAAGGTGACGATCAGCGCCGAGCTTTCGAAGTACAGGTGCGGGTCGCCATGCGCATGCGCCCCCGCGCCAGCCGCGAGCAGGTTCCAGGTGCTCAGCCCCCAGGCCGCCGAGGTCCCCAGGGCCACGAGCAGATCCATGTTGGCCGTTCCCGCCCGCAGGGCCTTCCAGCCGGCGGCGTAGAAGCGCCAGC contains:
- a CDS encoding DUF6134 family protein, with amino-acid sequence MARPTGTGAPALPRRALLASPLLAAPLLLVPARLRAAPPAGGYRWRIIRDGSPVGTHRVSFSRQGPVLSARTEIAILIRLMGFTVFRYRHDYTETWEGERLTGFRSLSERQGLVVQSSLRAQGDGLLAIQGDGREARLPRDAAPLSWWDQATLTRPLFDTTTGQPAEARPVRAGRVWRQATAPFAEAGYDEAGRWVSYAAKGDDGTPVRYEPETG
- a CDS encoding M20/M25/M40 family metallo-hydrolase; protein product: MLQTVLDDLLSRQDAIRARLDAFLRLPSVSADPAYAPGMAATRAFLLDWLRGAGFADARLLEGDGQPAVCATWHGAPGRPTLLVYGHYDVQPPDPLEAWRTPPFEPTEIDGRLYARGASDVKGSTTIAIETLAAFLRHGGCPVNVTLFLEGEEETGSPGLRSIVEAHRGLLRADAMLSADGGRASPTVATVNVGARGSSGFEMTLTTAAKDVHSGRYGGAIRNALHEMAVLVASLHGRDGRIAVPGFLDGAPEPSAAQQAEAAAFSPDEAAFFAEVGAVPFGEPGRTMRERITLRPCIDVNGLWGGYTGEGGKTVIPHQAHAKVSLRLVPGQDPEQARQAVVDHLRGLCPEGCHLDVRFARNGSPASSLPPGHPLFEAARAVWRELSGQDPVPVRLGATVPITAVFREMLGIDTLMFGFNRPDEDVHAPNEHFHLDSLPLGLRGWAMLLDRLGRMSPDAFAPFRTAG
- a CDS encoding recombinase gives rise to the protein MDGFATPFAPLPQTADAVLRQGRPGGADPGPGFSEAPLPPRALDAGMGLAVGRRTVFRPEDGESFGRVADRVAAGNTALGRTAPGEAVRLRNAIATGALLTSGRHLQHGDADQPRRNMEVFTNCATAIASFAEFYLLLNGSGVGRAYDDELAVVDWGQAPALKLHLSASHPDYPADRATLRRFGVEMGLLPWGTDDAAFDAALEETVRGFLATELVADPSGLPAGTLVHRVADSREGWAKAVEILEAMAFRGERDRTLLLDLSDVRPAGSPIRGMQGRPASGPISLLRGLINIRRHVIEPARHRDPADEALQPWEQALLVDHHLSVEVQVGGARRAARMATKSWRDPGILRFVRAKSEGGLWTANNSVMADREFWQRVRQGDAADPLTRHARAVFEEVTRCAFVNGEPGFINGDLLEDHRTGVAWDKPVHEDGRDFRSDRYQVDAAAGLLAETARRASTARFPVTTNPCGEITLHVTGGYCVIADYAPLLACPVEIDALTPGDIPGEVAAEWDARVEESVRLGVRFLIRANRMDALYGEEVARTNRIGIGPTGLHEWAWVRFGLGFRDLLDEDRAAPFWAAVARLSEAAKAEANAYADQLGMARPVTVTTVKPAGTTSKLFGLTEGAHLPARRQYLRWVQFKGTRDETTGEWLPGSDPLLADYAARGYPLRTLRSFPGMSIVGFPTVPLLQRLGLADGLVTAPEATPEEQYHWLRLLERHWIGRDQGNQVSYTLKVYTDRHDLDAFRAMVKEHQPTVRCCSILPSKPDHQLGYEYLPEEEISAGRFAALVEQIDDETVREAVDWAHLQCASGVCPI
- a CDS encoding nucleoside deaminase, whose product is MADAPADHQDPPPPESGAADAPAMRRAIALSRENLDRGGGPFGAVVVKDGAVVGEGTNRVVPDADPTAHAEVVAIRDACRRLGTHDLSGAVIYTSCEPCPMCLSAIWWARIGIVWYGNDRKDAAAIGFDDDALYQEVARPLEARHLPLRRFLAGEAAGVFQAWEAKPDKVPY
- a CDS encoding LLM class flavin-dependent oxidoreductase translates to MAPTLSILDQSPIASGRGPVDAIQETLALARLAEALGYARYWLAEHHNSEALAGPAPEILIAAIAATTSRIRVGSAGVMLPHYAALKVAEQFRVLEGIAPGRIDLGVGRAPGSDGLTALALNPNAREAAEQFPGQLRDLLGWLGGGLPQGHPFAPIRAQPEVPTTPQVWVLGSSDYGAQVAAHFGLPYCFAHFITDGRGAEEALALYLEGFRPGVIREPHAALCVFALAGETEAEARRLFRSRELWRLGRDRGVYRPLPSIEEAEAYPYTEADLAKLERLRARAIIGTGAQVWDRLAALAERCGAQEMAVLTATHDAEARRQSYALLAEAAGLKARDGAVA
- the cueR gene encoding Cu(I)-responsive transcriptional regulator gives rise to the protein MNIGEAAREAGLSAKSVRHYESIGLLPAAPRTPSGYRVYSGADIHRLRFIRRARTFGLPMERIRALLALWEDRGRASGDVKRVALAHVEDLRRKVAELTAMADTLQELAERCEGGSRPDCPILRDLADGQAAPASRGG
- a CDS encoding heavy metal translocating P-type ATPase — translated: MSAATTETRPPPARAAAPVELSVEGMTCASCVRRVEKALAAVPGVAEASVNLATGRARVTGKPGGTHDLPALLHAVEGAGYAVGRETFDLQVAGMTCASCVGRVERALRRVPGVLEASANLASERAHVVAAAGATDADVLAAAVAGAGYEATPLSESGAAGQQEADRAAARERRERRHLAIAALLSLPMLAGMAGHLLGRDWMPPGWVQFALATPVQFWLGWRFYAAGWKALRAGTANMDLLVALGTSAAWGLSTWNLLAAGAGAHAHGDPHLYFESSALIVTFILMGKWLEGRAKRSTASAIRALMALRPDVARIRQDGTEREVPLARIAPGDLVVVRPGERIPVDGVIAEGGGSVDESMLTGESLPVEKEPGSPVSAGSIGTDGLLVIRTTATGGETMLARIVRMVEGAQASKAPVQRLVDRVSAVFVPAVLAVALVTFLGWWWWGGDLATAILNAVAVMVIACPCALGLATPTAIMVGTGAAARAGILIKDAEALERAHAVTVVAFDKTGTLTEGRPVVTDLVPAAGVAEAELLSLAAALQAGSEHPLARAVRGRAETAGLAVVPAAGFRALAGRGVAGERDGRRLLLGNRRLMAEEQVPIEVLAARADGLEAAGRTVSWLAEAKSEAGAPPRLLGLIAFGDTPKPGAAVAVAALHRQGIRSVMLTGDGAGAARAVATPLGIDEVAAEVLPQDKAAAVERLRGEGRVVAMVGDGINDAPALAAADIGIAMATGTDVAMETAGVALLRGDPSLVPAAVEVSRRTYAKIRQGLFWAFAYNVVGIPLAALGLLNPMVAGAAMALSSVSVVTNALTLRGWKPEGQA